The DNA segment CGTGAACTCCTGCATGCTGCTGCCGCGCGGCGTCGACAAGGGCACGGGGCTTCTCCTCGCCCTGGCCGGGCTTGGGGTCGGTCCCCTCGCGTGCGCGGCCATCGGCGACGGCGAGAACGACGTGGCCATGTTCCGCGTGGCGGGCCTTGGCGCCGCGCCGGCCCACGGCACGCGCGAGGCTCGCGAGGCGGCCGACCTGGAGCTTCGCTCCTCCTGGGGCGCAGCCGTGGCGGAGCTCGTCGCGATCCTCGTGGACGAGAACCGGCGGAACGACCGACTCACGCTTGACTAGGCGCGAAGCTTTTGTCGGCGCAGGCGGACATGCGGTGGCAATGGACCTCCGCGTCTGCCTCGCGTCCCAAACGCCGCCCGTCCGGTTCCGCGCGGCGGCGCCCGAGCTCGTCGAACGCTACCCCGACCTCACCGAGCCCTTCTCGATCCACGATCTCGTCGAGGGCGAGGACTTCGAGTGGACAAGCGGGGGCGTTCCGGTGATGCTGCGCCAGCTCCTCGCGACCGCGCAGGGGCGCAAGCTCTGGCGCGCCTCGGGGTGGGTGGCGCTCAATCCCACGGCGCCCCGCGAGTTCCTCCTCGACGGAACCCCCATCCGCTCCGTGACCCTGGAGACTCCGACGCTTGCCGCCTACGCCGCGTGCAAGGAGAAGATGTGGGCGGAGATCCACCGCATGCCGCGCGCGCCCATCACGCCCACCGAGTTCGCCGGCTTTACCGCCTACAACTGGCGCACGTCCCGCGAGATCCTGGAGATGCTGCCCGACTGCGACGTGGCCTTCGTCCACGACTTCCAGCTCCTGCAGACGGGCGGCATGATCGGCCTCTCGGGACCGGCCGTCCTCCGCTGGCACATCCCGTTCGAGCCCCACCGGTGGAGCCGCTACTTCCGCAACTTCGTCGTCCGCGCGGTGGAAGGCTTCGACGCGGTGATCGTGAGCTGCCGGCGCGACCTCGAGGGGCTCGTCCAGAGCGGCTACCGCGGCATCGCGCGCCAAGTGTACCCCTACCTCGACCCCGAGACGGCCAAGCCCGCAAGCCCGGCGGCTCGCGACGAGCTCGCCTTCCGCCTTCGCATCCCCGACGACGCGCCCGTGGCCCTGTGCGTCTCGCGCATGGACCCCATCAAGGGCCAAGACCGGCTCATCCGCGCCTTCGCCGCCGCGCACCGAAAGATGCCGGAGGCCCGCCTTGTGCTCGTGGGCAACGGCAGCTTCACGTCGAGCAAACGCGCGGGGCTGGGCGTGGACAAAGGCTCGCGCTGGCGCGCCAAGCTTGAGCAGGACGCCCGCGAGCTTGGCGTGGCCGACGCCGTCCGCTTCACGGGATACCTTCCACCCGAGCTCCTCGACGCGGCGTGGGAGCGCGCCGACGTCGTCGTGCAGCCAAGCGCCATCGAGGGCTTTGCGCTCACAGCCGTCGAGGGGTGGCTGCGCGACCGACCCGCCATCGTCTCCCGCGGCGCCGGCGTGTCCGAGCTTGTGATCCAGGGCGTGAACGGGTACGTCTACGACCCGGACGACGTGGAGGGCCTCGCGACGCACCTGCTGCACGTCTTTGCAAACCCTGACGAGGCCGCGAGGCTTGGCCGCCGCGGCCGCGAGGAAGCCAAGCGTTGCGACCTCGTCGAGGGCGCCAAGGCCGAATCGCGCGTGCTCGAGGAGGCCGTGGCGAGCTTCCGCAGGGGCTGATCGGGGACGCCCGCCGCCTTCCGGCTCGGCTACCACGCATCGCACGAGCAGTACGCGCCGCGCGAGCTTCTGGAGAACGCGCGCGCCGCGCAGGCCGCCGGGTTCCGGCACGCCATGTGCTCGGACCACCTCGCGCCGTGGACGCGCGCGCAAGGGCACAGCGGCTTTGCGTGGTCGTGGCTCGGGGCCG comes from the Candidatus Thermoplasmatota archaeon genome and includes:
- a CDS encoding HAD hydrolase family protein, which gives rise to VNSCMLLPRGVDKGTGLLLALAGLGVGPLACAAIGDGENDVAMFRVAGLGAAPAHGTREAREAADLELRSSWGAAVAELVAILVDENRRNDRLTLD
- a CDS encoding glycosyltransferase family 4 protein, translating into MDLRVCLASQTPPVRFRAAAPELVERYPDLTEPFSIHDLVEGEDFEWTSGGVPVMLRQLLATAQGRKLWRASGWVALNPTAPREFLLDGTPIRSVTLETPTLAAYAACKEKMWAEIHRMPRAPITPTEFAGFTAYNWRTSREILEMLPDCDVAFVHDFQLLQTGGMIGLSGPAVLRWHIPFEPHRWSRYFRNFVVRAVEGFDAVIVSCRRDLEGLVQSGYRGIARQVYPYLDPETAKPASPAARDELAFRLRIPDDAPVALCVSRMDPIKGQDRLIRAFAAAHRKMPEARLVLVGNGSFTSSKRAGLGVDKGSRWRAKLEQDARELGVADAVRFTGYLPPELLDAAWERADVVVQPSAIEGFALTAVEGWLRDRPAIVSRGAGVSELVIQGVNGYVYDPDDVEGLATHLLHVFANPDEAARLGRRGREEAKRCDLVEGAKAESRVLEEAVASFRRG